The following nucleotide sequence is from Streptomyces sp. NBC_00239.
CCGCCCCCCGAGCCGGCGCCGGGGCCGATGTCGACGATGTGGTCGGCGATCACGATCGTCTCCGGCTTGTGCTCCACGACCAGCACCGTGTTGCCCTTGTCGCGCAGCCGCAGCAGCAGGTCGTTCATGCGCTGGATGTCGTGCGGGTGCAGGCCGATGGTGGGCTCGTCGAAGACGTACGTGACGTCGGTGAGCGCGGAGCCGAGGTGCCGGATCATCTTGACGCGCTGCGCCTCGCCGCCCGACAGGGTGCCCGCGGGCCGTTCCAGCGAGAGGTAGCCGAGGCCGATCTCCACGAAGGAGTCGAGGGTCCGCTGGAGCGCGGCGAGCAGCGGTGCGACGGAAGGTTCCTTCAGGCCGCGGACCCAGTCGGCGAGGTCGCTGATCTGCATGGCGCAGGCGTCGGCGATGCTGATCCGCTTGATCTTGGAGGAGCGGGCCCCCGCCGTGAGCCGGGTGCCGTCGCACTCGGGGCAGCTGGTGAAGGTGACCGCCCGCTCCACGAAGGCCCGGATGTGCGGCTGCATCGCTTCCTTGTCCTTGGACAGGAACGATTTCTGGATCTTGGGGATCAGTCCTTCATAGGTGAGGTTGACCCCGTTGACCTTGACCTTGGTCGGCTCGCGGTAGAGGAAGTCCTGCATCTCCTTCTTGGTGTACCGGCGGATGGGCTTGTTCGGGTCGAGGAAGCCCGACTCGGCGTAGATCCCGACGGTCCACACGTTGTCCGACTTCCAGCCGGGGATGGTGAACGCGCCCTCGGCGATCGACTTGGAGTCGTCGTAGAGCTGGGTGAGGTCGATGTCGGAGACGTTGCCGCGGCCCTCGCAGCGCGTGCACATGCCGCCGGTGCGGTTGAAGGTCGCCTTCACCGTCTTGGTCTTGGCGTCACCGCGGTCGACGGTGATCCCGCCGCTCGCCCGGACCGAGGCGACGTTGAACGAGAAGGCACCGGGCGGGCCGAAGTACGGCTTGCCGAGCCGGCTGAAGAGGATCCGCAGCATGGCGTTGGCGTCGGTGGCGGTGCCGACGGTGGAGCGCGGGTCGCCGCCCATCCGCTGCTGGTCGACCGTGATCACGGTCGTCAGTCCGTCGAGCACGTCGACCTCGGGCCGGGCGAGTGTCGGCATGAAGCCCTGCACGAAGCTGCTGTACGTCTCGTTGATCATCCGCTGGGACTCGGCGGCGATCGTGTCGAACACGAGCGAGCTCTTGCCGGAGCCGGAGACGCCCGTGAACACCGTCAGCCGGCGCTTGGGGATCTCGATGCTGACGTCCTTGAGATTGTTCACGCGCGCTCCGTGCACGCGGATCATGTCGTGGCTGTCGGCAACGTGCGGCGCGGACGGGTTCGCATCCGTACGCGGGGCCTTGCTCATCGTCTCTCCATCGGTTCGCGGGGCGGCGGCCGCTCGGTCGTCGTGAGCGGCTCAGCGGATCTCGTTGATGCGGATGTGGTTGCCCGCCGGGTCGCGGAAGGCGCAGTCGCGGACTCCGTACGGCTGCTCGATCGGCTCCTGGATGACGTCGGCGCCGCTGGCCTGGAGCTTCTCGAAGGTGCCGTCGAGGTCGGGGGTGGCCAGGATGAGGCGGGCGTAGGTGCCCTTGGCCATCATCTCGGTGATCGTGCGGCGCTCGTCCTCGGTGAGGCCCGGGTCCATGGCCGGGGGTTCCAGGACGATGTTCGTGCCGGGCTGGTCGAGGGGCCCGACCGTGATCCAGCGGTTGCCGCCGTACTCGACGTCCTTGCGGACCTCGAACCCGAGGGTGTCGCGGTAGAAGCCCAGGGCGGCCTCCGCGTCGTCGTGGGGGAGGAACGTGGTGTGAATCGTGATGTCCATGACGATCACGCTAGCTCCGGCCCGGCGGCCGCGCTTCTCGATTCCTGATCGGTCGCGTCACCTGCTTGGACACGCAGGACGGCATCTCCGCCGCGGTGCCGGCCTCCTGCCGCCGGTAGGCGCTGGGCGACATGCCGACCAGCTCGGTGAAACGGCTGCTGAAGGTGCCCAGCGAGGCGCAGCCGACCGCGAAGCAGACCTCGGTGACGCTCAGGTCGCCGCGCCGCAGCAGCGCCATGGCGCGCTCGATGCGCCGCGTCATCAGATAGGCGTACGGGGGCTCCCCGTAGGCGAGCTTGAACTCCCGGCTGAGGTGCCCGGCCGACATGTGCACCCCGCGGGCCAGCGCCTCGACGTCCAGCGGCTGCGCGTACTCCCGGTCGATCCGGTCGCGGACGCGCCGCAGCTGCGCGAGGTCGCGCAGGCGCTGGGCGGCGTCGGGTCTGCTGGTCATCATCGAAATCGTGCCACACCGGCCGGCCGGACGGCCGGGGAAGAGCCGGTTTCGCCGACCCGGAAAGGCCCGCCGGTGCTGCCCGTCCCCGCGCTACCTGCGGCGCCCGAAGAAGTAGCCGCAGAGGGCTCCGACCACGGCCATCGCGAGCAGCGCGAGCCACAGCGGCATGGTCACTTCCGGGATCAGCAGCCTGATCTTCGTCTCGCGGGTGTTCTCGAAGATGAACACGAGGGAGAGGGCGGCCACGACCAGCATCGTGATCCGGCCGGGGGTCAGGACTCCCCCGCCCCGCCCCCGGTCCTGCCCGCGGCCCGTGGTGGACGACTTGGTGCTCATGCCCCCAGCATCGCCCGGATGGCGTGCGCGGTCATTTCCTGAGCTCCAGCCGCGGTACGTCGGGCCGCTCGAAGCCGAAGGTCTGCGCGTACAGCGACAGCTCCGCCTCCAGGGCGCGCACCATCGTCTGCGCCCGCCGGAAGCCGTGTCCCTCGCCCTCGAAGGCGAGGTAGGCGTGCGGGATGCCGCGGCCGGCGAACCGGGCCAGGAAGCGTTCCGCCTGGGCCGGCGGGCAGACCGGGTCGTCCAGGCCCTGGAGCAGCACGAACGGCGCGATGATCCGGTCGGCGCGGGTCAGCGGCGAGCGCTGTGCGCGCCTGGCCGCGAGGTCGGGCAGGTAGCGGGACTCCAGGTCGTGGGTCTCCTGCGCGATGCCCGTGACGTCCAGCACCGGGTAGATGATCGTTCCGCAGGCGTACGTGCGGGTCCCCGCGAGCGAGGCGGCGGTGGTCCAGCCGCCCGCGCTGCCGCCGCGGACGGCGAGCCGGGCGGGGTCGGCGGTGCCCTCGGCGGCGAGCGCCCGGGCGACGGCCGCGCAGTCCTCGACGTCGACGATGCCCCACTGCTCGCGCAGCCGCTCCCGGTAGGCCCGCCCGTATCCGGTGGATCCGCCGTAGTTGACCTGGGCGACGCCGATGCCGCGCGAGGTGAAGTACGCGATGTGCAGGTCCAGGATGGGCGCCACGTGTTCGGTGGGGCCGCCGTGCACCCAGACCACGTACGGCGGGAGCTCGTCGGCGGGGACGCCGAGGGCGGGGTGGTGCGGCGGGTAGACGTGGGCGTGGATCTCCCGGTTGTCGGGGCCGGTGAAGGTGCGGCTCTGCGGCTCCGGGTAGTAGGCCGGGTCGACGGGGTCGGCGCCGCGGACCCCCAGGGCCCGGGCGTGGCCGGTCGCGGTGTCCAGCTCGACCACTTCGTAGGCGCTGCGCGGGCTGGCGGCGACGCCCGCCACCCGGGTGCCGCGTACGGCGAGGGTGGGCTGCCAGTGGGTCCAGGGGCCGGCCGCGTCGACGAGGTCGCCGGACTCCGGGTCGAGGATCCCGAGCACGGAGGCGCCCCGGCCGTGCAGGACCGCGACCAGGCCCGTCCCGACACCCCCGGCCGCGGGACGGCCCGCGCCGCCCTCCCCGCCCGCGCCGTCCGCCAGCGGCGCGAACCAGGTGAGCCCGGGCTTCCACAGCGGCCCCCCGAACTCCTCCTCGCGCGGGCACAGGTTGACCGCCTCCCCGGTGTCCGGGTCCACCCGGTACGGGTTCCACCAGCCGCTGCGGTCGCTGACGGCCAGGAGGCCGCCGTCCGCCGCCCAGTCGGCCTGCGCGACCGATTCGCCGGGCCCGCCCAGCACCGTGCGCTCGCCGGTCAGCGTGCCCTCGGCAGTGACGTCGGCGACCTTCAGCTCGGTGCCGTCCCAGGGCATCCGCGGGTGGTCCCACACCAGCCGGGCGGACCGCCGCCCGTCCGGGGACAGCCGCGGCCCGGTGGTGAACCGGTGCCGCGCGTCGGTCAGCTCCCGTACGGCCGTACGGTCCCCGGCCGCCGAGCCGTCCAGCGGGACGGCGGCCGCCACCCGGCGCACGTCGGTGGGGCGGGGGCCGGTGAACTCCTCCAGGACGCACCACACTTCGCCGCGTTCCGGGCAGAGCACAGGCTCGGCCCAGCGCAGCCCCCCGCCGACCGCCGAGAGCGGGGTCAGCGGGCGCGGCGCGGGCGCGCCCGGGGCGTCCGGCTCGTAGGCGTACAGCCGCTGGTCGTCGAAGTGGACGAAGAGTACGAGGGGCCCGCCGGCGGGGCGTTCGGCGCCCGCCCAGGGCCGGCCGCCGTACTCGACGACCCGGCTGCGGACGTTCCAGGGCGGCGGAAGCACCGTTTCGGCACGGCCGTCGGCCCGACTGCGGACCAGGGCGCGGCGGCCGCCCTCGGCGGGCCGGGGCTCGGTCCACCACAGCTCCTCGCCGACCGCCCCGAGGTATTCGGGGCGGCCGTCCAGCCCGGCCGCCAGCTCGGCGTCGATCGGCGACGGCCAGCTGCCGTAGGGGGCGGTGGGCACCATGTCCTGCTCCTCTCCGCTACAGCGTGCGCAGGGCGTGGTCGAGGACTCTGACCCCGAAGTGCAGGGCGTCGACCGGGACCCGCTCGTCCACGCCGTGGAAGAGCGACCAGTAGTCGAAGCCCGGCGGCAGCTTGAGCGGGGAGAAGCCGTAGCCGGTGATGCCGAGCCGGGAGAACTGCTTGGCGTCGGTGCCGCCGGCCATGCAGAACGGGACCACGTGCCCGGCGGGGTCGAACCGCTCGACGGACTCGCGCAGCACGGCGTACGTCCGGGAGTCGACGGGCGCCTCCAGGGCCACCTCGCGGTGGTGGAACTCCCAGTCGACGTGCGGGCCGGTGAGTTCGTCGAGGGTGGCGCGGAACTCCTCCTCGCCGCCGGGCAGCACCCGCCCGTCGACGTGGGCGGTGGCCCGGCCGGGGATGACGTTGACCTTGTATCCGGCGTCGAGCATGGTCGGGGTGGCGCTGTTGCGTACGGTCGCCTCGACGAGGGCGGCGGCCGGGCCGAGCTTGGTGAGGAAGGCGTCGAGGTCGAAGCTGCGGGCCTGCGGGTCGACGTCCAGCCCGTACACGGAGCCGAGCGCGGTGATCGCGGCCCGTACGGTGGGCGTGAGCCGGACCGGCCACGGGTGGTCGGCGATCCGGGACACCGCGTGCGCGAGCCGGCTGACGGCGTTGGCCGGGTTGGGCTTGGAGCCGTGGCCGGTGGTGCCGTGCGCGGTGAGCTTCAGCCAGGCGGTGCCGCGCTCCCCGGCGGCGACCGGGTAGAGCGCCAGGCCCGGGTAGGGGTGGACGGTGAAGGCGCCCGACTCGCTCAGGCCCTCGGTGCAGCCCTCGAAGAGGCCGGGGTGCCGGTCGGCGAGGAAGCCGGCGCCGTCGACGGCGCTGTCCTCCTCGTCGGCGGTGAAGGCGATCACGATGTCCCGCCGGGGGCGTACGCCGGCCCGGGCCCAGGCCCGCACGACGGACAGGACCATCGCGTCCATGTTCTTCATGTCGACCGCGCCGCGGCCCCACACCACCCCGTCGCGGACCTCGCCGGAGAACGGGGGCACGCTCCAGTCGGCGGCCTCGGCGGGCACCACGTCGAGGTGGCCGTGCACGAGGAGGGCGTCGGCGGACGGGTCGGTGCCCGCGATCCGGGCGACGACGTTGGTGCGGCCCGGGGTGCGTTCGAGGAGTACGGGCTCCAGACCCGCGCCGGCGAGGCGCTCGGCCACGTACTCGGCGGCGGGCCGCTCGCGGCAGTCGCCGCCGCCCCGGTTGGAGGTGTCGATGCGGATCAGGCCGGAGGTGAACTCGACGGCCTCGTCGAGGGCCGTCGCGTCCACGACGGCCGCTTCACCGACGGCCGCTTCACCGGGGGGCCGGCCTGCCTGCTCTGGAGAGTGCATGTCAGCCATACTGCTCCTCGACGGCCGCGGACACGATCGTCGTGACCGCCTTGAACGTGCGGATCCCCTCGTACATCGTCCCGCTGGTGTAGGCGACCCGGCGCTCGCCGGTGCGCTCGACGCCGGGGACGACGGTCGCGGCGGCCGACAGGTGCTCGGCGTCGAACTCGAGCACGACGCTGAACGGGCCGCCGTGCACGGGTTCGTGGCGCACCGCGAGGGCTGCGGCCTCCCGGGCGGCGGCCTCGATCTCGGCGGCGGTCCGGGCGGGCGGGCGGCAGACGGCCGCGTACCGCGAGACGTGGTCCTTGACCGCGACGGTCCGGGCGTGCGGCGCGTAACCGCGGGCGTCCTGGCAGGTCAGGTCGTCGCCGGTGACGAGGACGACGGGGACGCCGTACTCGGCGACGACATGGGCGTTGAGCAGTCCCTCACTGGCGCGGGCGCCGTTGAGCCAGACGCCGGTGATCGAGTTCGCGAGGTAGGTGTGGGCGAGCACGCCCTCGGTGCCGGCGCCGGTGTGGTAGCCGACGAAGGCGATGCCGTCGACGTCTCCGTGCTGGACGCCCTCGACCATGGAGAGGGACTTGTGGCGGCCGGTGAGCATCTCGACGCGCTCGTCGAGGCGTTCCAGCAGCAGGTTGCGCATGGTCCAGTGGGCCTCGTTGACCAGGACCTCGTCGGCGCCGCCGGCGAAGAAGCCGACGGCGGCGGCGTTCACGTCGGAGGTGAACATGGCCCGGCAGCGCTCCCACTGCGGGGTCCCCGGCAGCACGTCGGCCGGCCAGGTCACCCCCGTGGCGCCCTCCATGTCGGCGGAGATGAGGATCTTCATCGGCCCCCCGTGGGTACGCGTACGACCCGCCCCGGCGGACGGGTCCGACTCCCCCACACTAGGCGGCCGTGGCCCCGCCGGGCCGGATCAGCGCGGCGGGGCCGGCCGGTGTGACGCGCAGGGGGCCCGCCGGCGGGCCCGGCCCGATGGCGGGCGGGGGCGCGGCGGGCCCCCGGGGGCCGCACAATCCACTCGATCCGGTGACCGGCCGCCGGCGAAGGCGACCGGCGGCGGCCGGGCGGCCTACTTCTCGACCTCGGCGGCCAGGTTGGCCAGCAGGGCGTCGTAGATCCGGCCGAGGCCCTTGGGGGCGAAGGTCTTCTCGAAGAAGCCGCCGATGCCTCCGGCGCCGTTCCACACGGTGGTGACCACGGCGCGGGAGCGGCCCTCGCCGGCCGGGGTGACCGTCCAGGTGGTCACCATCGAGGAGTTGCGGTCCTTCTCGACGAGCTGGCCGTCGGTGGGCTCGGTGACCTCCAGCAGGCAGTCGCGGATGCGCTTGCTGGTCGCCTGAAGCTTCCAGTGCACGAGCGTGCCCTCGCCGTCGCCGCCCTCGCGGACCTCGTACTCGCTGAAGTGCTCCGGAAGCACCTTGGAGCGGGTGCCGGTGTAGTCCGCGAGCGCGTCGAACACGGTCTCCGCGTCGGCCGCGATGATCCGCTCCGTGGTGGCCTCGACCTGCGCCATACCTGTTCCTCCAGCACTTGTGAACGCTCGACTTCGGGGGTCGGCGGCAAGCCAACCACCTCCGGCTGTGCGGCCCAAATCCGGGGGTCCCGGGCCGATCCGTCCGATCTGCCGACAACCGGGGTACGACCCCGTCCGGATGGGTACCTTGGTCGCCTGTCGGGCGATCCGGGGAGGCCGTTGTGGGGTCGGCGGAGCGGGACGAGCGGCTGGGCGTCGTGTTCGTACACGGGTTCACCTCGTCACCGAAGATGTGGAAACCGTTCACCGAACTGATGGCCGGGGACCCGGACCTGGGCTTCGTACGGCCGTTGCCCTTCGGGTACGCCACCAAGCTGGTGCAGCTGGGTCCGCTGAAGCGGATCCCCAGCTTCGACACCGTCGCCGACAGCCTCAAGGAGTACCTCGACACCGAGGCCGAGGGGTACCGGCGGCTGGCACTGGTCGGCCACAGCCAGGGCGGCCTCGTCATCCAGCGCTGCCTGACCCGGCTGCTCGGCGAGGGCCGCGGCCGGGACCTGGAACGGATCCGGCGGGTGGTGCTCTTCGCCTGCCCCAACACCGGCTCCGAAGTGGTGCTCGGGCTGCGCCGCGGGCTGCTGCGCGGCAACCCGCAGGAGGCCCAGCTGCGGCCCCTGAACGAGCAGATCGCCGACGTCCACCGCTCGGTGCTGCGGGATGTCGTGAACGCCCGCGAGATCACCGAGCGCAGCTGCCCGATCCCCTTCTCCGTGTACGCGGGCGAGGCCGACAACATCGTGCCGCCGGCCTCGGCGCGCAGCGCGTTCCCGGATGCGGCCGCGCTGCCCGGCGGGCACTCCGGCATCGTCAGGCCGGACTCCCACGAGCACCGTTCGTACCGGACGTTGCGCCGGCTGCTGCTGCGGGCCTCCGCGGACAGCGACCCGCCGGAGCCCGGTGCCGCGTTTCGCGCTCCCGCCGTCGAGCCGCTGCCGCCGCTGCCCGCGGCCGTGCCGTCGGCCGGATCCCTTTCGCTGCAAGCGCCGTCGCTGCCGTTGCCGCTGCCGGCGGCCGCGGCCGGGCCCGTACTGCCGCTGCCGGCCGCCTCCTGGCAGGGCGAAGGGGCCGGCGGGCTGCGGGGCGGGGTGCGGGGCGAGCGCCTCGGGGATCCGTACGCCGGTGCGCGCCCGCTCGCGGTGCGCGCCGCCGTCTCCCCGGGCCTGGCCGGACTCCCGCCCGCCCCCGAGGCCTTCACGGCCCGCGAGACCGAACTCGCCCAACTCCTCGCCTTCCTACGACCCCCCAACCCACACCCCGGACCCACCAACCCCGCACACCCCCCAGCCCCTCCAGCCCCGCCGGCGCTTGAGGCGCAGCTCCGGGCGGAGCCCGCCAACCCCGCGCACCCCCCAGCCCCTCCGGCGCTTGAGGAGCGGGTCCGGGCGGAGCCCGGTGCCCGGCGGAGCCGGGTTGCTCGGGGCACGGCTCCAGCGGGGGCGGGGCCGGGAATGCCCGGAGGACCGGCTCGAGGGCCGGCGCGGGGCGTTCTGCCCGTGACGGTGGTCTCCGGTATGGGCGGCGTGGGCAAGAGCGCCCTGGTGCTGCGCGCAGCGCAGGAGGCCGAGGGCCGGGGCTGGTTCCCCGGCGGCACCGTCTTCCTCAACCTGCACGGGCACGGCCCGACCGCCCCGCTGGAGCCGGGCGCCGCCGCCGCCCGCCTGCTGCGCGCACTCGGCGCCCGCGACGACGACCTGCCTCCGACCGCGGACGAACTGCTCGCCCGCTGGCGCTCCCGGCTGGCCGAACTCGCCGCGCAGGACGCCCCGGTGCTGCTCGTCCTCGACAACGCGCTGGACGCCGGCCAGGTGGCCCCGCTGCTGGCCGCGACCCCGGCCCACCGCGTGCTGGTGACCTCGCGGCACACCCTGCCCACGCTCGACGCCCGCCCGCTGCACGTGCCGGTGCTGGAGTCGGCCGAGGGTGCGCTGCTGATCGACCGGGCCCTGCGGGTGGCGGTCCCGGAGGACGACCGGGCCGCCGAGGACCCGGACGCCGCCGGGCGGATCGCCGAGCTGTGCGGCGGCCTGCCGCTGGCCCTGCTGATCACCGCGGCGGTGCTCCGTTCGGAACCGGACCGGCCGCTGCGCGAACTGGCGGACGAGCTGGCGGACAACCGGCTGCGGCTGGACGCCCTCGACCTGGGCGGCACCGACGCCCAGGGCCGGGAGTTCGCGGTGCGGGCCGCCTTCGACCTCTCGTACCGCCACCTGCCGGCGGACCAGTCCGCCGTGTTCCGGCTGATGACGGCGAACCCGGGGCCGGACGTCTCCACGGCGGCCATGGCCGCTCTGACCGGCCGCCCGGCCCCGCAGGTCCGGCGCGCGCTGGCCGCCCTGGCGCGCGCCCACCTGGTCGCGCGGACCCGCTCCCAGGCCGGCGACGAGCGCTGGTCCCTGCACGACCTGGTGCGCCTGTACGCCCTGGAGCTGGGCGAGGCGGCCGCGGCGGCGGACGCCCGGGACGCCGCGCTGGACCGGCTGCTGGACCACTACGTACGACGGGCGCGGGCGGTCCGCGGCCGGATCCAGAACGTGCGGACCGTGCCCGCCGCCGATCGCTTCGCCGCCGTACCCGAGGCGCTCGCCTGGCTGGAGGCCGAGGCGGCGAACCTGGTGGCCGCCGGTTTCCTGGCCCTCGGATCGGCAAGGGACCCGGCCGCGTTCGAGATCCTCCGCAACGTGACCGAGTACCTGCTGTGGTGGAGCTCCGGCGAGGAACTGGTGGAACTCACCCGGACCGCCCACGAGCACGCCGTGGGCGGCGGGCACGCGGGGCCGGCCCTGGAGATGCTCCTCGCGCACGCCGGCGCGCTGGTGACCACCGAGCTGCCCGAGGACGCGGTCGCGGTGCTGCTGCCCGCTCTGACGGCGGCGGAGGCGGCCCGGGACCACGAGGCCGAGGCGATGGTCCGGACGGGGCTGTGCACCGCGTACCGGGGCGCGAAGGAGTACGAGGAGGCCGTCCGGCACGGGCGCCGCGCCGTCGAGCTGATCGACGGCTCCCGGCACCCGCGGAACCGGGCCCTCGCCCTGAACAGCCTGGGCAACTCGCTGCGCCGGGCGGGCCACGTCGAGGAGTCGGTGGCGGTGCACCGGCAGACGGCGGCCATCGCGCGCCGTCTCGGCGACCGCCACTTCGAGGCCTTCGCCCTCAACAACCTCGGGAACGCGCTGACCGACCTCGGCGACCACGACGCGGGGATGGCGGCGCTGCGCTCCGCCGTGACGGCCTTCCGCTCCGCCGGGGACCGGCACGGGGAGTTCACGGTCCTGGTGAACCTCGCGCACAGCCTGCGGGACTGCGGCCGCCGCGCCGAGTCCGCGGCGCTCTGGCTGGAGATCTCCGGCCTGATGGCCCCCGCCGGCGAGTTCGCCGTCCAGTTGCACGCCCTCGCCGAGGCCGCGCGCATCATGATCGCGGACGGGAACGCGGCGGGCGCGCTGGAGCCGTGCCGGGCCGCGGTCGAGGTGATGCGCGCCTCGGGCCGGCGGGAGGGCGAGGGCCTGGTCCTGCGGGACATCGCGAGCCTGCTGGGCACCGGGAAGCAGTTCGCCGAGGGGTGCGTTCCGTGCGCCGGCGCCATCACGCTTCTGCTCGGCGAGGACCGCAGGCTGGCCGAGTCCATCCTGGCCTCGCTGCTCGCGGGCACCGAGTCGCAGGAGGGCCCGGCGGACCCGCAGGCGCGAGAGCTGCTGGCGGCCGCGGAGGTGTTCCGGGCCGCCGGCCTGTCCGGCCACGAGGGCCGGGTGCGCAACTCGGCCGGACTGCGGCTGCAGGCTGCGGGGCGGCCGCAGGAGTCGGTGGCGGTGCTGCAGCGGGCCGTCGTCCTGCTGGCCGCCGCCGGGGAACGCACCATGCG
It contains:
- a CDS encoding alpha/beta fold hydrolase; translation: MGSAERDERLGVVFVHGFTSSPKMWKPFTELMAGDPDLGFVRPLPFGYATKLVQLGPLKRIPSFDTVADSLKEYLDTEAEGYRRLALVGHSQGGLVIQRCLTRLLGEGRGRDLERIRRVVLFACPNTGSEVVLGLRRGLLRGNPQEAQLRPLNEQIADVHRSVLRDVVNAREITERSCPIPFSVYAGEADNIVPPASARSAFPDAAALPGGHSGIVRPDSHEHRSYRTLRRLLLRASADSDPPEPGAAFRAPAVEPLPPLPAAVPSAGSLSLQAPSLPLPLPAAAAGPVLPLPAASWQGEGAGGLRGGVRGERLGDPYAGARPLAVRAAVSPGLAGLPPAPEAFTARETELAQLLAFLRPPNPHPGPTNPAHPPAPPAPPALEAQLRAEPANPAHPPAPPALEERVRAEPGARRSRVARGTAPAGAGPGMPGGPARGPARGVLPVTVVSGMGGVGKSALVLRAAQEAEGRGWFPGGTVFLNLHGHGPTAPLEPGAAAARLLRALGARDDDLPPTADELLARWRSRLAELAAQDAPVLLVLDNALDAGQVAPLLAATPAHRVLVTSRHTLPTLDARPLHVPVLESAEGALLIDRALRVAVPEDDRAAEDPDAAGRIAELCGGLPLALLITAAVLRSEPDRPLRELADELADNRLRLDALDLGGTDAQGREFAVRAAFDLSYRHLPADQSAVFRLMTANPGPDVSTAAMAALTGRPAPQVRRALAALARAHLVARTRSQAGDERWSLHDLVRLYALELGEAAAAADARDAALDRLLDHYVRRARAVRGRIQNVRTVPAADRFAAVPEALAWLEAEAANLVAAGFLALGSARDPAAFEILRNVTEYLLWWSSGEELVELTRTAHEHAVGGGHAGPALEMLLAHAGALVTTELPEDAVAVLLPALTAAEAARDHEAEAMVRTGLCTAYRGAKEYEEAVRHGRRAVELIDGSRHPRNRALALNSLGNSLRRAGHVEESVAVHRQTAAIARRLGDRHFEAFALNNLGNALTDLGDHDAGMAALRSAVTAFRSAGDRHGEFTVLVNLAHSLRDCGRRAESAALWLEISGLMAPAGEFAVQLHALAEAARIMIADGNAAGALEPCRAAVEVMRASGRREGEGLVLRDIASLLGTGKQFAEGCVPCAGAITLLLGEDRRLAESILASLLAGTESQEGPADPQARELLAAAEVFRAAGLSGHEGRVRNSAGLRLQAAGRPQESVAVLQRAVVLLAAAGERTMRGHALNNLGIALRELGRHEESERAIREDLAICREDRDGHGEAVSLTNLAETLAVRGDRAGAAECLRTAAKAFGAAGAQAEAEEARRRADTYDRDGKE